CTTTTCACTGTAAGTGCTTTAGTCTTATCTCCGTTGCCCCTACCTCGCCTGTCTCATACTCTAACCAATGAGGCTGGCGGCCTATATGACAGCTAACACCCAGTATTAATTAAAATGTCATGCCTCCAAATCAATATTGTAAAACAGTTCAAACACAACTCATCGCCACTGCTGTGATAAGTGCTTTTGGGTGACAGGTAAGTCCAAAGGAAGAGATACGAGAGAATGGTGTGACGGAATTATCCAGGGAGAACATGTAACATTAAAATTTATGACCCCCCTATGTGTTACTTCATTGCTCACAATTGCAAATTATCCACACTGTCATGAAGTACGCGGCGCTAAACTGACAGATCCATAAGTCAGCAGCAACAGGCCAGGAGGCTTGACGTAAGAACTCTTCAGCCTTACTGCAATGCATTAAAAGTGACTAATACATACTCATTTAAGAAGGGGGCTGTCAGAGGGCAGATTTATCAATGCTACTAAAATATTCCATCTGATTACGTTCATGCAGTCTCGTCTCTATtaggacaaaaacacaaagcggGATGTCAGCTATTACCAAAGTACTTTTTAGAGGACTTCTGTGACACACGGTACGAGCTTCTAGCAAAGTTTCCCTTAAAAGTCAAAAAACCGCAGAACTCCTGTCCAACTATTATGGAGGCAAATTGGGCTGATACAAAACTTTGTGAGGCCGTACGTGTTCGCACATACTCATTGTGAGACAATGTTCAAAAGCAATGCTCAGGATATGGATAGAATGTGACAAATTCTGTCAGAGTAAATATGGTTTAATAAATGAATTAGCTTCATAAATAATGGCTGTAATGACATTTTAGGGGACAATAAGCCTAAGCGTTGTCAGGAAATAGTTGATGTATGAGTTTCATGCCTCAGCGGTTCCTCAAAATGAATAGGCATGGGAAGATAGCAGGGGCCTGCAACCAGCCTATTTCCTCGAATTATCTACTTGTTGTCAATTTGCACAGTGGAATTACACATGCAAATTGAACTGCCTGCACAAACACCACTTGgagatgataaaaacaaattaacaaaGGCTATAGAAGGAGGATTTATTTCACTGGCTAACCCAGGTCAAGCAATACATGTATTTTACGATTGTGTGTACCCAATTTTGGTGTAATTATATCAGCAAATTATTCTTTGTaatcttattattttttccccaaCCTTCTCCTTACACACATAATTAACTCCCTTCATATCctcacagaaaaaaacagcttGCCTCTGCATCAGAGTAACACAGTGTAATCTGATTTGGGGTTCATTTTTGtcacctttctgcagctgaagtACAGAGCGAGGTGAGAGGTCGACAGTTTAGTGGCACTGTTTAGTGTAACTGCTTGGCTAAGGAGCAGACAAATCTACAcagtgttaaaatatatatataatcaccTCTTAACATCATCGCTCATACTGGGGAGGAAATTAAGAGTCCCCAGACCTCCACGTTTGCTATTAGATATCTCATTTACTTTGTACACACAGTGCTAATCTGCACTAATGAATTCTGCCACACCAAGCCAGATCGAGATGACTTAAAATTATTACCACTTCCACAGATATGCCTTTCCTCATTTGAGGCTCAATTTGGCTGCCTCGCAAAAACAGTCTGTCACAGTAAGATACTAATAATTAGGGTTTTAAGATGATTAGTTTATCTCTGTGCTCTTACAGTCCTGCCTCTTATCCACCATGGCCAAAACTTAATAAGAGGCTCTAAGTTTTAAACAGCCAACTCCAAATTACCaagaaatgacagaaataaTGAACTGGAGCACATGCCAGGGAGAGATGGAAACAAGGAGAGGGAGTCagctagagagagagagaggtgggtGGTGGGAAAGCTGAGAGACATTAATTCAAGTGTGAAATAGAACACAAAGTCTAGTAATCAATAAGGAAATGATTCAGACCTGCAATGCCAAATTTGTTTAGTATTAACAGGACTTTGTGACTCTCATTTACCTTCAGACACTGATGTGCTCATCAGCTTGTCACACATGTAATTAACGCAGCGATTATGCTGAGTGAGCGATGCCAGTTAATGGTTGCATATTTCCGAGGATGAGATAGAGAATTTTTTTCACGTTTTCCATGACATTCAATATAGTATAAGCCTTATCAGTCAGCTTTAATGTGCACTTCATTTAGCAAAAGCAAACTAAGTAACATCTCTCATCTTAGGCTGCAGGAAGGTCAAGGAGAGAGCAAGGTCCccatcttttactttttttttcatattacatTAATAGCACAACACTCTTACTGAACAACTTACcaattatttttttgaaaacatAGCTTATAGCTCATAAAATATGCACACTCTCAATACCTAAACCCTGAATATAAAACCATGTACAGGCTCACTAACCCAAGAAATGTGTGTTTAAGAGAAAACAACAGACTTCAGAAAGTGGAGCGAGAGAATACTTGACATTTTCTAttgaatcccccccccccccccccccccccaccaattACTCAACTACATTTTCTATAATGTATTTCCATAGATTCAGCAGTTAATTATTGAAAAAGTGATAATTTTACACTACATCATTTTAATTGAGGAAATGTTTATGTGTGGCTTATAAACATTTGAAGTTTGAGGTAATTgactgaagaaagaaaaacggaGGTCCTGTAGCTCTCCTCCAGTACAGCACGCAATACTTATGTTTAAACTTAAGGTGTGTTTCCCTTTTAATGTCTGGCTTACCTGAGCACTGGTTTTAGGCCGTTTTACATACACATCAGTGTCACTGGTCTTCCCCATTATGCTACACTTGCATAGCACAGAAAATACAGACTGTAATTTATGTATATTATAGGCCTTGCAATAAGATGCAACCAAAGAGAGTCTAATGAGAATGAGTGTGAAAGAGCAATTTAAGGCTAGATGCCTCTGCCAGTGCCGGGGGCTATACAAGATTTGCATGCTAATCATTCTAATAATAATGTAATgcccaaagcactttaagcaaaTTGCGAACTATTGGTCAGAGAATGAAGCTTATCTCACAGAGAACATAACACAAATATAGGTTAACATTTGAATGATTCCTGGTAATTCACGGACCTGTCAGTAGCCCGGCTCACCTCAATTAGAAACGGTCCAGCAGCTGTTTCACTTTTCTGTAAAGCTTGAGCTCCTTCGGAGCTAAAATACCTCCTTACCCGAATACTAGGAAAATATTAAGGAATATGttaaataaaacctgaactTCTTAAAAGTTCCTACCAATGCAGCCAATAAGAGGTTGCTTTTAGTCCTCGTGCTCCACTGTTTAGCAACAACGCTGATTGGACGTTGTGCTCAGCGCTGTTTGCGATCAGCCAATCGGTGCCATTTAGCAGGCAGCGTCGCAGTGTTTACCCGGAAATGACAGTCGTTCCTAACAACTGTTGTGGAAATCTGTAGTTTACCTATTACGGACCGTTTAAAATACAGTGCAATCATAAATTACCCGTATATGCTGAATATAATCTACTGATTCGTTATGTACAGCGGACTCCTGCCCAGTGGTTTAACCGAAGACGACCTCAGTTCAGATGACGAGGAGGACAAGCCGGGCGATTTAGAAGACGAGAAGAGGGAATTTGAAAAGGGCTCTGCTAAAAACACATGCTCGCTGGAGGAGTCACAATCGACTCACACTGCAGCCAGTGACTCTCCGACATGCAGTATGCCTGGCATATCCCAAGAAATGTGGCAAGTATGTTGTATTGATCTTATTTTTCATTCTAGGTACAGGCTAACCTCTTTGGTTTTAGTGATGCCTGTATAAATGAAGCTAACTCTGAAAGTTAGCTTCACGCTAACTATCTCTAAGTTTACATTTACTATTGCTGCAGTACCCCCAGCCCAGCTCAGACTTAAGCTAACGGTTCATCTGAAGTGAGAAAAGCAGGGTTTTGAAGCCCTCTTCGTATGTCACATCTgtacagctgcagcagaaaagaATCAAGAGCAGTGATGCTGTATTCACTTTGTATGTGTCTTTAAGAAATTCCAGGATCTGCGGAGGAAGAAAGATGATATAAGGATATTAAAGGTCAcagaagacagaagaaaaaggaaaagaagaaagcgAAAGAAAGGTAATGTAGTTCTACATCCAACAGATGGGGGAGTTTTTGTAATTCAGTAGTTCCAATATCAATATATTGGCCAATATTAGTACCTTACTCTGCTCTGCTGCAGGTGCTGCAGATACTGCAGAGCATTTTGGAAGAAGTGAAACTTGAGTAGCTCTGCTGGACATACTGTGTGAAGACAGTGTTTATAAAATAAGCACCTTTTAtagcaaaatgtatttataatacTGATATATTTGTGATAGGCTAGTGATAGATTGGTTGATAATATTGGCCAACTAGTTCATCAGTCAGGCTCTAATTGTTTGCACATTTTTCCAGTGGACAAAATATTGGTCAatttgtaagaaaataaacCTTTGTATTTGATAGAAACTTACCTTAAAGGTAGTCGAGCAACTTATTGGTACACATGGTATAGCTAACAACTGAAGTAATATCAGGGGTgccaaacataaggcccgggggccAGACAAAGATTCCAGTCCAGCCTACTGGATGTCTTTGGAAAATCTGAAGGAAGATGTACATTTTAACTATATTGTCATACATTTTGACAGCTCGGTCTACTGATAAAGACTTCTCCCGAAATCATTCGTACTCCCCCAATGTAATGATGTTAAACAATTAAACGACAGTGTAATTGCACTatgttgaaattgcacttctttttcttatattgaGATAGCTCAGGTATTGCTTATGCAGTTAAACTACTACATAAAGGGGAATTTCACTGGTTtggcccacttaagatcaaagtggacTGTACGTGGCCATTGATGTAAAGtgaacttgacaggcagactcataCAGAAGAAACCTACGTATCATTAACTTGTTTGTCTTGTGCGTGTAATTTCACAGGAGCAGAAAGTGGGGAACCTGCAGAAACAAGGTACTGTTACACAACATTACAGACTATGAATAGTCAGGTAAAGTGAAGGATGTTTCCTTTCCTGTTTGTCAAACTATCCTTACGGGCAAATTCCTTACAAAATGCTGTCGCCACAAAGTATGAAAAACACATAGATCTGATTAGAAGGGTAACAAAAGAAATACAGTCAAGTTAATAAAAAGATGGACACGATATATGTCTTATTGCAATGCTGGTCTACATGAGCATTAACAGACATTTTCTCTGTCAGCAGAGAGCGTCAAGAGGAGCGGGAGAAGCACTGGGATGAGCTTAAGCAGTATTTTGGTGTAAATGATCGATTTCATCCCCCTGCATGTTCCAAACCCCCTCCGAAGGTAACAAAGACT
This is a stretch of genomic DNA from Maylandia zebra isolate NMK-2024a linkage group LG13, Mzebra_GT3a, whole genome shotgun sequence. It encodes these proteins:
- the fam204a gene encoding protein FAM204A isoform X1, with amino-acid sequence MYSGLLPSGLTEDDLSSDDEEDKPGDLEDEKREFEKGSAKNTCSLEESQSTHTAASDSPTCSMPGISQEMWQKFQDLRRKKDDIRILKVTEDRRKRKRRKRKKGAESGEPAETSRERQEEREKHWDELKQYFGVNDRFHPPACSKPPPKSGLEKSIERAIAEGDTAKAEEMSDRLATREMAVKIAQAADCRDFVQGKQEEEALRAAQKRKTQIAWGFEAKRRWETKSNMGYM
- the fam204a gene encoding protein FAM204A isoform X2; translated protein: MYSGLLPSGLTEDDLSSDDEEDKPGDLEDEKREFEKGSAKNTCSLEESQSTHTAASDSPTCSMPGISQEMWQKFQDLRRKKDDIRILKVTEDRRKRKRRKRKKGAESGEPAETRERQEEREKHWDELKQYFGVNDRFHPPACSKPPPKSGLEKSIERAIAEGDTAKAEEMSDRLATREMAVKIAQAADCRDFVQGKQEEEALRAAQKRKTQIAWGFEAKRRWETKSNMGYM